The window AGCAAGAAGGCTGAGGTAGGAAGGAAGATGGTAGACAGTTTCTTCAATTGTGAGGATGTCCTTCTAAATTTTCTGTTTGCAAATGCAAGCTCAATGAGCACGGTGGAGTATGTAAAGCCAGCTTGGGCAATTGATATGTCTAAGTTTTCAGGAGTAGCCATTAGTCGAAACACACAAGCACATTATCATGTTAGGAGCAAATGCCTTGCTAAATTTTCAGAAGTCTATGGGAACTTATCTGCTAAAAGATTCTTTAGCAGTCGAGGTGATGGCTGGGATGTATAGTAACAGAGATAACTGGATACCTTTTTCTTGAGATTTGCATAGTCTGATTGGCTAAGTTTCCAAGTTGGTAGTTCAGGATGATTAGTGCAACACTGAAGTGACCGTTTGCATACAGTTAAGTATATTATCCCATTTCTATACGTCTCCAAAGATAACATATTTTATCGCATCTATGGTCCCACCTGTATATATTACTGGATACACTTTTTACCTTTTCAGTTGTTAATCAGAGTTGTATCGGGTTTGCAAACTGTAATTTGTCACTGTCAGTGTGCATGCAACTGCTACCATGGTTCAGAATGAATAGTTTGTTTTTTCATTTCAGATTACCAGATGTTGTTGGAAATGTTTTACATTTGCCATTTGCAGTCACAAGCTGTATTGCATGAAGAATACTATTGGATAAAAGAGGTATTTCTGTGTCGAAATATCACGCTCCATTCGGATTGGTATATATGTACTTCACATTTTCATGATGTGAACCAATGATCAATAACAATTATGAAGCAGAATCAGCTTCTTTTCCTACTACTTTTCCTTGGTAAATGAACCAAGAAGACTAAATCTACATTTATCAACTTCATCCAAAGGCCGCTTCGTCAACTTATGTATGCCTCAGGTTTGATAATAATCAAACAACCATCAAGAATCAGGAAAAGCCACCGCTTGAATCAAAACTTGCAGTTCTTCTTCAGGTAAACCACCACTTCTTGCTGCAACAAGTGCAGTAAAAGGGTCAATGTTTTGATTCTCAATCTAATAATTCTGCTGTAGTTTCAGGATAGATGAGATGTACAGTTAACTTACAATCAAGCAAAGGATGGCGCAGCCGGCAGCCCCAGGGAAAAGTGCATACCAAAGTTGTAAGTGGTGAAACTTCGGACCATCAATAAACAGGAGAGGCAAGCTCGCAGCTGCAGTTATCATAAAAAGAGGTGAGCTCAAAATATTTCTTTGCTGCATTTTGTAGCTGAAAAAAAGAAGGCACATATAAATAAGAGTTAAGTAAGACAAATTCAGTATTTCTGTTGAGGGTTTACCTGGAGGGTGCGAAGAGCCTGTGATGGTCATGAATGCTATGGATGCAGAAAGAGCTGCACCCCTTGCTAGCCATCCGGGCCCGAACAACGAAAGGGCTAGCACACCGATGGCCGCACAACCAATCTGAGCGATGAACATGTTATATTTCTGCAAGAATTTCCACCTGAAAGCGTTAGTATTGGTTATCCAGATCTCTCTTTTCACTGTAAGGCACATGAAAAAACTAGTATAACATGGCCTTTTACTACACTAAAAATTTCAGGAATCATCACAATTTATGGGTCTGTTGATGACTTGAGAAATCAATCACAGTGGGCTGAGACTTGAACAAAGTTCATAGTGTTCTAGTAGTATATATGCTTGATACCAACCGCTTATGAGCTTATGGATGGAGCACTTGAAGAATATTAATTTGCATAGTTCATTGGCTGGAAATTTTGTTTCAAAAATTAACATGAACTGATATGTTGAGTTACAGCCACTCTTGTGCATTCTGTAGTTACGAATATACTACTATTCTACCAACTCTCGGAGATGTACACTAGTAAGAAACGGTTAGATGCATTATGCACATAGATTTTCTTTGAAGGTAATCAGTGCATGCACTAGGTCATTGTAAATCTGCCCTAGGTTGTTCGTAGCTGTGTGTGATACAAATATATAAATAAAAAATTGGTGTTGACTTGTAAGGTAGGAACCTTGGCAGGTGGTGAGTCTGGAGCGGTGAAGAGCACGGCGCAGACGGCCCCCAGTGGTGCAATTGTCAATGACACTCCCTTGAAGGCCATCATTTGGTCCATCCTTCCCAGCACCGCCATCGCCAAGAAGGCGCCTGCATCATCATAATTTCAGCTTGAGCATGAGCATGACCGGACAATATCTCAAACCGGAGGCCTTACTCCTGATGAAAAATTATTGGTAATACTGCTAATGAAACTCTATGGCTTTGCAAATAAAGATGCTCTCAAATGGTTAAAATCTTTGTGTGGCAGGTGCCATTGAAGAGAGGAAACCCATATCCGGCAACACCTATCTGACACGAACGGCCGGGAAGAGAGCATGAAGATCCGGGAACACCACACCACACACCAGCCAAGCGGAGAGAGAGCATCGAAGCTTAAGAACTCGGACGGGCTCACCGGCGGAAGGCCAGAGGACGTCGCTGGCGCTGACGCCGCGGGGCGACGCCGGCCTGACATTGGCCGTCGCCGCTGACGCGACGGCGGATAGGCCTCGCCTCCTCGTCCTCCCGCTTAATAAGCCTGCGGCGTTGCCGGTGGCCTTGCGCGAGAGGAGATGCGcctgcctgccgccgccgccattgaCGTGCAGGAGGACAGGTGAGGAGGAGGACGCGTGGGACGCCGCTGCCAGACACCGCGATCCTGCTCGTGCCAGGGCGTTGCTGCTGGTGCAGCCAaatgagccaatgccgggccgcaCTGCCATgcttttgtctctctctctctccacccacCCCCTCTCTCTGCCCTTCTTCCTGGttggttcctctctctctctctctctctctcctggagGCCCGAGAAGGACAAGGTATTTAAACGAGTAAGATAAggtgcgagaggaggaggaggagggggatgggGTCGGGGGAGGAAAGATGGATGGCCTCTTGGGtgcgcgaggagagggagggagACGAGCTGCCGAGAGACTAGTCGGGGGAGAAAGAGCTCTTCGGCGGCGTGGAGAGTCGCTGCCTAGCTAGCTAGAAACGGCGAGATATATATACATACTGACTGTCATGCGTGCGCGCGCTTTTTACTTATCTTATTCCAAGTGGATCTCtctggggctggggctggggctgggTCTGAGTAGGCCGCCGATTGGATCGCCGGGAAGGAAGGTCTGGGATCCGCTGGCTGGTAGTACTTGGTCATCGCTCTGGCTCCGCCAACCGATTCCATCCATATGCTAACCGTCCGTCCGTC is drawn from Triticum dicoccoides isolate Atlit2015 ecotype Zavitan chromosome 4A, WEW_v2.0, whole genome shotgun sequence and contains these coding sequences:
- the LOC119287058 gene encoding uncharacterized protein LOC119287058, yielding MAVRPGIGSFGCTSSNALARAGSRCLAAASHASSSSPVLLHVNGGGGRQAHLLSRKATGNAAGLLSGRTRRRGLSAVASAATANVRPASPRGVSASDVLWPSAGAFLAMAVLGRMDQMMAFKGVSLTIAPLGAVCAVLFTAPDSPPAKKYNMFIAQIGCAAIGVLALSLFGPGWLARGAALSASIAFMTITGSSHPPAASLPLLFIDGPKFHHLQLWYALFPGAAGCAILCLIQEVVVYLKKNCKF